Proteins encoded in a region of the Streptomyces violaceoruber genome:
- a CDS encoding RidA family protein, whose product MSELTRIPAPEGVAPAAQYTHVVLGTGRFVAVSGQLALDEDGKVVGEGDPAAQARQVFENLRRCLDSAGAAFDDVVKLTFFVTDMAHMGAIRAARAEHIPDDRLPAASAVQVAALVRPEFLMEIEAFAVVAP is encoded by the coding sequence ATGAGTGAACTGACCAGGATCCCGGCCCCCGAGGGCGTCGCGCCCGCCGCTCAGTACACCCATGTCGTCCTCGGCACCGGGCGCTTCGTGGCCGTCTCGGGGCAGCTCGCCCTGGACGAGGACGGCAAGGTGGTCGGCGAGGGCGACCCCGCGGCCCAGGCCCGCCAGGTCTTCGAGAACCTGCGCCGGTGCCTGGACTCGGCCGGAGCGGCCTTCGACGACGTGGTGAAGCTGACCTTCTTCGTCACGGACATGGCCCACATGGGCGCGATCCGCGCCGCCCGCGCCGAGCACATACCCGACGACCGGCTGCCGGCCGCCTCCGCGGTGCAGGTGGCCGCGCTGGTCCGGCCGGAGTTCCTCATGGAGATCGAGGCGTTCGCGGTCGTGGCGCCGTGA
- a CDS encoding GNAT family N-acetyltransferase, whose translation MSGPQARVRVREMTLADCDRVSLIRVRGWQSAYRGLMPQPYLDAMDPAADAERRRSLFARPPEGLVNLVAEDEGGEVVGWACHGPYRDGEARTADAELYALYVDAARFGAGIGRALAGESVRRCRAAGHARMLLWVLKGNVRARRFYDRAGFRPDGAEEPFEVDGVAVPEVRYARPLQG comes from the coding sequence GTGAGCGGTCCGCAGGCGCGCGTGCGGGTGCGGGAGATGACCCTCGCGGACTGCGACCGGGTCTCCCTGATCCGGGTCCGGGGCTGGCAGAGCGCCTATCGGGGCCTGATGCCGCAGCCGTACCTCGACGCGATGGACCCCGCCGCCGACGCCGAGCGCCGCCGCTCCCTGTTCGCCCGGCCCCCGGAGGGCTTGGTGAACCTGGTCGCCGAGGACGAGGGCGGCGAGGTCGTCGGCTGGGCCTGTCACGGTCCCTACCGGGACGGCGAGGCACGCACCGCGGACGCCGAGCTGTACGCCCTCTACGTCGACGCCGCACGGTTCGGCGCGGGCATCGGCCGCGCCCTGGCCGGGGAGTCGGTACGCCGGTGCCGGGCCGCCGGGCACGCGCGCATGCTCCTGTGGGTGCTCAAGGGCAACGTCCGCGCCCGGCGCTTCTACGATCGGGCGGGGTTTCGCCCCGACGGAGCCGAGGAGCCCTTCGAGGTCGACGGCGTCGCGGTGCCCGAGGTGCGGTACGCCCGGCCGTTGCAGGGCTGA
- a CDS encoding adenylosuccinate lyase, producing the protein MDEELRALTERLRAESAASGVPEAAAVYDRLVATGDQDELAAVLTEPGHPLWARELAAFRLGVAGDRRAFESLVLLLNHRDPPRCASAAHALARLGDPRTARAAAALATNELRVAYALHPVRLLVELRAPEAVPALITTLERRLRPHDPYRRVALACVEGLGALGDDRAGPVLNDALAHPALAQAAVRALARIPGQR; encoded by the coding sequence ATGGACGAAGAGTTGCGAGCGCTCACGGAGCGTTTACGGGCCGAGTCGGCGGCGTCGGGTGTTCCGGAGGCCGCGGCGGTGTACGACCGGCTCGTGGCGACCGGGGACCAGGACGAGCTGGCCGCCGTGCTCACCGAGCCCGGACACCCGCTGTGGGCCAGGGAACTGGCCGCGTTCCGGCTGGGGGTGGCGGGGGACCGGCGGGCCTTCGAGTCGCTCGTACTCCTGCTGAACCACCGCGACCCGCCCCGCTGCGCCTCGGCCGCGCACGCCCTGGCGCGCCTGGGCGACCCGCGGACCGCCCGCGCGGCCGCGGCCCTCGCCACCAACGAACTGCGGGTCGCCTACGCCCTGCACCCGGTACGGCTGCTGGTCGAGCTGCGGGCCCCCGAGGCGGTACCCGCGCTGATCACCACCCTGGAGCGGCGGCTGCGCCCGCACGATCCCTACCGGCGCGTCGCGCTCGCCTGCGTCGAGGGACTCGGTGCCCTCGGCGACGACCGCGCCGGTCCCGTCCTGAACGACGCGCTCGCCCACCCGGCGCTGGCGCAGGCGGCGGTGCGGGCCCTGGCACGCATCCCGGGGCAGCGGTGA